Proteins found in one Oceaniferula flava genomic segment:
- a CDS encoding sulfatase family protein — protein sequence MKKLTVHLLACFCTAASSLVAAAERPNIVLILADDLGYGDLGCYGAKMIQTPNIDQLAADGRRFTDAHSASAVCSPSRYGLMTGRYPHRKNFWGPCLNNTELTIETDRETISSLLKKAGYQTAFFGKWHLGFGEKAPNWNGDLKPGPLEVGFDYFYGIPCANSVPPFVYVENHRVVGLDAKDPIKAGGKNYVKTMEGKGAGRIGGGKVAHDLYVDDQIGTNLTQRSVKWLQQTDQKKPFFLMLSTTNIHHPFTPDQQFVGTSKAGAYGDFTHELDWMTGQIMKALEKQGVADNTLVIFTSDNGGMLNQEGQRAVQKGHPINGDLLGSKFGAWEGGHRIPMIVRWPGKVPAGTTSDALISHIDWLATLADIVDRPLENPEDSLNQLTTLISSPESPVRETLVICPNSPYHLSIRKGDWVYIPQRGEGGFQTQKMGAHNVGGPISVKLMQKQNSDIVNGKIRRDAPYEQLYHLAKDPSQRHNVIKSHPEVASELAAMLQQEQAKIPKTKRIGWINIRKAPKKK from the coding sequence ATGAAAAAACTTACCGTTCACTTGCTCGCTTGCTTCTGCACGGCGGCCAGCTCTCTCGTCGCCGCTGCAGAACGCCCTAACATCGTGCTCATTCTCGCCGACGACCTGGGTTACGGCGACCTCGGCTGTTATGGCGCGAAGATGATCCAGACACCGAACATCGATCAACTTGCCGCCGACGGCAGGCGTTTCACCGATGCCCATTCGGCTTCGGCGGTTTGCTCGCCCTCGCGATACGGCCTGATGACCGGCCGCTATCCGCATCGGAAGAATTTCTGGGGCCCATGTTTGAACAACACGGAGTTGACCATCGAGACCGACAGGGAAACGATCTCGTCGCTGCTCAAGAAAGCCGGCTATCAGACTGCCTTTTTCGGCAAGTGGCACCTAGGCTTCGGGGAGAAAGCTCCCAATTGGAATGGCGACCTGAAACCTGGTCCGCTGGAGGTTGGTTTCGATTACTTCTATGGCATCCCCTGCGCCAACAGCGTGCCACCCTTTGTCTATGTTGAGAACCATCGGGTCGTCGGACTGGATGCCAAAGACCCCATCAAAGCCGGTGGTAAAAATTACGTCAAAACGATGGAGGGCAAAGGTGCCGGTAGGATTGGCGGAGGGAAAGTCGCTCACGACCTCTACGTGGATGACCAGATCGGCACCAACCTGACTCAGCGGTCGGTCAAGTGGCTGCAGCAGACCGATCAGAAAAAGCCGTTCTTTCTGATGCTTTCCACCACCAACATCCATCACCCGTTCACTCCCGACCAACAATTCGTCGGAACCAGCAAGGCGGGAGCCTATGGGGATTTCACCCATGAACTCGATTGGATGACCGGACAGATCATGAAGGCGCTCGAGAAGCAGGGCGTCGCTGACAACACCCTCGTGATTTTCACCAGTGACAACGGCGGCATGCTCAACCAGGAAGGCCAGCGCGCGGTTCAAAAAGGACACCCGATCAATGGAGATCTGCTAGGTTCCAAGTTCGGTGCCTGGGAGGGAGGGCATCGTATCCCCATGATCGTTCGCTGGCCTGGCAAGGTGCCGGCGGGAACGACATCGGACGCGCTGATCAGCCACATCGACTGGCTCGCAACATTGGCTGACATCGTGGATCGACCACTGGAGAACCCGGAAGACAGCCTTAACCAGCTGACCACATTGATCAGCTCGCCGGAATCACCGGTGCGGGAAACCTTGGTCATTTGCCCTAACAGTCCGTATCACCTGTCCATCCGCAAAGGCGACTGGGTGTATATTCCTCAGCGCGGTGAGGGAGGGTTTCAAACTCAGAAAATGGGTGCCCACAACGTCGGTGGTCCGATCTCGGTGAAGCTGATGCAGAAGCAAAACAGCGACATCGTGAATGGTAAGATCCGTCGTGATGCTCCCTACGAACAGCTCTATCACCTTGCCAAAGATCCCTCGCAGCGTCACAATGTCATCAAGTCCCATCCGGAAGTAGCCAGCGAACTCGCGGCCATGTTGCAACAAGAACAAGCGAAGATACCGAAGACCAAACGCATTGGCTGGATCAACATCCGCAAGGCACCGAAAAAGAAATAA
- a CDS encoding sulfatase codes for MTIAPAPLRVALGLVTAVSLPSMVAANPSAEDQLEKPNVVVIFTDDQGYGDLGCFGGEHVRTPRIDQMAAEGAKLTSFYVAGNVCTPSRAALMTGCYPKRVGLANGVFLAGDQHGLHPDEVTIAEVLKKAGYRTGIFGKWHLGDQPEFLPTRQGFDEFFGLPYSHDIHPYHTNKKHRFPPLPLMEMEKVVEQDPDADYLTQRITERAVDFISRHKDDPFFLYIPHPIPHRPIHMSPPFMKQLPDSIRAKLKDEKGVDYKTRDQMYRHAISEIDWSVGQVLDALKQHGIDDKTLVIFTSDNGPSVGNTGPFTGAKGSTYEGGQRVPAVMRWPGHIPAGQEIDELVTAMDLLPTLARIADGELPSDRTIDGKDVLTVLTDQTPSPHQAFFYFKGNRLKAVRSGPWKLHFGKLGGKASVRRGKGASSSVMALYHLEEDPAENHNVLAAHPDLVAKLSGYADRFQAELNKNLRPSGLVPDPKTLTKRK; via the coding sequence ATGACGATCGCCCCAGCTCCCCTACGCGTGGCGCTGGGTTTGGTCACCGCAGTGTCGCTGCCTTCCATGGTCGCGGCCAATCCGTCTGCGGAAGACCAGCTGGAGAAACCGAACGTTGTTGTGATTTTCACCGATGACCAAGGCTACGGCGACCTTGGCTGCTTCGGTGGCGAGCATGTGAGAACTCCACGGATTGACCAGATGGCGGCGGAGGGGGCGAAGCTGACGAGTTTTTACGTCGCTGGAAATGTTTGCACTCCCTCGCGCGCGGCCTTGATGACCGGCTGCTATCCCAAGCGTGTTGGACTGGCTAACGGAGTCTTTCTGGCTGGCGATCAACATGGACTGCATCCTGATGAGGTTACCATTGCCGAGGTTTTGAAAAAGGCGGGTTACAGGACCGGAATCTTCGGCAAGTGGCACCTGGGCGATCAGCCGGAGTTCTTGCCGACCCGGCAAGGTTTCGATGAATTTTTCGGTCTGCCCTACAGCCACGACATCCATCCCTATCACACCAACAAAAAGCACAGGTTTCCACCGCTGCCATTGATGGAAATGGAAAAGGTGGTCGAGCAGGATCCTGACGCGGACTACCTCACCCAACGCATCACCGAGCGTGCCGTGGACTTTATTTCCCGGCATAAGGACGATCCCTTTTTCCTCTACATCCCACACCCCATCCCTCATCGGCCGATCCATATGTCGCCTCCTTTTATGAAGCAGCTTCCTGACAGCATCAGAGCCAAGCTGAAGGATGAGAAGGGGGTGGACTACAAGACCCGGGATCAAATGTATCGGCACGCCATCAGTGAGATCGATTGGTCGGTGGGGCAGGTTCTCGATGCTCTGAAACAGCACGGGATCGATGACAAGACCCTGGTGATCTTTACCTCGGACAACGGCCCGTCGGTGGGAAACACGGGGCCCTTCACAGGAGCCAAAGGTAGCACCTACGAAGGCGGGCAGCGCGTTCCGGCGGTGATGCGATGGCCTGGTCACATTCCTGCCGGACAGGAAATCGATGAGCTCGTCACCGCCATGGACCTCTTGCCCACCTTGGCCCGCATCGCCGACGGCGAGCTTCCATCTGATCGCACAATCGACGGCAAAGATGTCCTAACCGTTCTGACCGATCAAACACCTTCACCTCACCAGGCATTTTTCTATTTCAAGGGTAACCGTCTGAAAGCGGTGCGTTCCGGTCCGTGGAAACTGCATTTCGGTAAGCTTGGTGGAAAGGCCAGCGTGCGCCGTGGTAAGGGGGCGAGTTCGTCGGTCATGGCACTCTATCATCTTGAGGAGGATCCGGCTGAGAACCACAATGTGCTCGCTGCGCATCCGGACTTGGTCGCAAAACTCAGTGGCTACGCGGATCGTTTTCAAGCCGAATTGAACAAGAACCTTCGACCTTCCGGTCTTGTCCCCGATCCCAAGACGCTCACCAAACGAAAGTAA
- a CDS encoding sulfatase-like hydrolase/transferase produces the protein MPSSLLRIVLTSAPVFLAGWVSAADPRPNIILILADDLGYGDIGCYDAQVKTPQIDTLAAGGFRSTDCLVAANVCGPSRAALMTGRYPMRAGHPISRHPTKKYAKYGIASEEITMAEQLKSVGYHTKMVGKWHLGFHVDGSHPLDAGFDEYLGLHGNFIGTKGREDERTIYRNREPEVVDIDFEKVTQLYTDEVTQFIQQKHSQPFFIYLAHHIAHTPIAPSAAFKGASGKKGGKYGDFVLELDHSVGRIMDAVRKAGIEQNTLVVFLSDNGPAKNGTAKPFRGGKYVTMEGGHRVPAIFSWPGKIPAGRVSDAMITSMDLLPLFSHVAGAALPEKVTLDGKNILGVLNGESPQSPHDYFFYYNGLNLQAVRNEKWKLHFPRSSADQPYWAKKAGGNPKKILTTLKKTLLINLRTDVAEKLNIFDARPEVADELSKAADAMRQEIGGLQVVGSDQRPHGLPRAQDKD, from the coding sequence ATGCCTTCAAGTCTCCTTCGAATCGTTCTTACCTCCGCGCCAGTCTTCCTCGCTGGCTGGGTCTCGGCTGCCGACCCGCGACCTAACATTATCCTCATCCTTGCCGACGACCTCGGCTATGGCGATATCGGCTGTTACGATGCGCAGGTGAAGACTCCGCAAATCGATACGCTGGCTGCGGGTGGTTTTCGTTCCACCGATTGCCTGGTGGCGGCCAATGTCTGCGGTCCATCGCGGGCGGCTCTGATGACCGGCCGCTATCCCATGCGTGCTGGGCATCCGATTTCCAGACACCCGACGAAAAAGTATGCCAAATACGGCATCGCCTCTGAGGAAATCACCATGGCGGAGCAGCTGAAATCGGTCGGCTACCATACCAAGATGGTGGGCAAGTGGCACCTTGGATTTCACGTCGATGGATCGCATCCCCTGGATGCAGGCTTCGATGAGTATTTGGGTCTGCACGGGAATTTTATTGGCACCAAGGGCAGGGAGGACGAGCGCACGATTTATCGCAACCGAGAGCCGGAGGTCGTCGATATCGATTTTGAAAAAGTCACCCAGCTCTACACCGATGAGGTGACCCAGTTCATCCAACAGAAGCACTCGCAGCCTTTTTTCATTTACCTCGCCCATCACATTGCCCACACGCCGATCGCGCCGAGCGCCGCGTTCAAGGGGGCGTCGGGGAAAAAAGGAGGCAAGTATGGCGACTTCGTGCTGGAGCTGGACCACAGCGTGGGGCGGATCATGGATGCCGTGAGGAAGGCGGGGATAGAGCAGAACACACTGGTCGTTTTTCTCTCCGACAACGGTCCGGCGAAAAATGGCACGGCAAAACCATTTCGTGGCGGTAAATACGTCACCATGGAAGGTGGGCATCGAGTGCCGGCGATCTTTTCTTGGCCTGGAAAAATCCCAGCCGGTCGGGTCTCCGATGCCATGATCACCAGCATGGATTTGCTGCCTTTGTTCAGTCATGTGGCGGGCGCTGCCCTGCCGGAGAAGGTGACACTCGATGGCAAGAACATCCTTGGAGTGCTCAACGGTGAATCTCCACAGAGTCCACACGATTACTTTTTCTACTACAATGGTCTGAACCTGCAGGCGGTGCGCAATGAGAAGTGGAAGCTGCATTTCCCACGCAGCTCTGCCGACCAACCGTATTGGGCGAAGAAAGCCGGTGGCAATCCCAAGAAAATCCTGACTACGCTCAAAAAGACTCTACTGATCAATCTCCGAACCGATGTGGCAGAAAAATTGAACATTTTCGACGCGCGTCCGGAGGTCGCCGATGAATTAAGTAAAGCTGCGGATGCGATGCGTCAGGAAATCGGAGGCCTGCAGGTTGTTGGTTCTGACCAACGCCCCCACGGTCTTCCTCGAGCTCAAGACAAGGACTGA
- a CDS encoding PEP-CTERM sorting domain-containing protein (PEP-CTERM proteins occur, often in large numbers, in the proteomes of bacteria that also encode an exosortase, a predicted intramembrane cysteine proteinase. The presence of a PEP-CTERM domain at a protein's C-terminus predicts cleavage within the sorting domain, followed by covalent anchoring to some some component of the (usually Gram-negative) cell surface. Many PEP-CTERM proteins exhibit an unusual sequence composition that includes large numbers of potential glycosylation sites. Expression of one such protein has been shown restore the ability of a bacterium to form floc, a type of biofilm.), with protein MKLTLSFIGSILCSAALSSQAAVLVEYNFDRLDGVGGTPDGDFFDTVNDGLDTGGEDGIDYAATTLAGVSATNFGGASYNGFLDTQTDTGSSLVEFFQLPNENNADFIGAAVLYETGGLDTGTEDNMAGAIAANQFISFTVSTDAGTLNLENLSFNVMGTNRRALDYEVRSSLDSFASTLASGGITVTDAAQNVDLSAAAFDSVSNIEFRIYVDDRLSNGNGGSGTAFDDVVLNGTLVPEPSSTALLGLGGLALILRRRR; from the coding sequence ATGAAACTCACACTATCATTCATCGGCAGCATCCTTTGCTCCGCGGCTCTCTCTTCTCAAGCAGCAGTTTTGGTAGAATACAACTTTGATCGACTGGACGGAGTCGGAGGCACTCCCGACGGAGATTTTTTCGATACCGTCAACGATGGGTTAGACACTGGGGGGGAGGATGGCATCGACTATGCGGCTACTACCTTGGCTGGAGTATCGGCAACGAATTTTGGCGGTGCGTCTTATAACGGCTTCCTTGATACTCAAACTGACACGGGCTCATCACTGGTCGAATTTTTCCAACTGCCCAATGAGAACAATGCGGACTTCATCGGCGCTGCCGTGTTGTATGAAACTGGGGGCTTGGACACAGGGACCGAAGACAACATGGCTGGGGCAATTGCTGCTAACCAATTTATCTCATTTACCGTATCCACCGATGCCGGAACGTTGAACTTGGAAAACTTAAGCTTCAATGTCATGGGCACCAATCGGAGAGCATTGGATTATGAAGTGAGATCGTCACTGGATAGCTTTGCCTCTACCCTAGCCTCTGGTGGTATCACCGTTACGGACGCTGCGCAAAACGTGGATCTTTCGGCAGCCGCGTTTGACAGCGTGTCCAACATTGAGTTCCGAATCTATGTCGACGACCGCCTTTCGAATGGGAATGGTGGATCTGGCACTGCGTTTGATGATGTTGTTTTGAATGGAACGTTAGTTCCCGAACCCTCGTCCACCGCGCTTCTCGGTCTCGGTGGTCTTGCTCTCATTCTACGTCGGCGCAGGTAG
- a CDS encoding sulfatase family protein, producing the protein MKIFLTISITCMLAGFASAVQAEADKAANQPNVIFILMDDMGYSDVSCYGAKKVKTPNIDRMAAEGLKFTDFHTGASICSPSRAAFLTGAYPQRSGLYMGINQKREAHWFLGLNPDEITLAEQFKKQGYVTAMVGKWHLGKEEKFSYYHQGFDHYYGAPDNMGHNTEFLDEKKVIYKNTPLDKITELYTRRMVKHIEDFKDKPFFIYFAHNYPHTPYKAGPKFRGSSKDGMRGDIIQEADWGIGEILKALEKNGILENTMVIFTSDNGPTSPKYSKPYRGTKYVSLEGGHRVPFILYWKGQIQPAESTVPVVAMDLFPTLSEMIKAPMPSDRKYDGVSLTPLFDGGSITRKHEAPFFYYNCENLQAVRVGDWKIHLPRETRQIPWWAQRKQKPIQTPKLYNLKQDAAESQDVAAQHPERVAAMIKLAEKTREKLGEFGERGSEQRPTGTLFPEVPILSNQAQDWEKLSDDEKGRGKSEFKGAPARKRKAK; encoded by the coding sequence ATGAAAATATTCCTAACAATAAGTATCACCTGCATGCTGGCTGGCTTTGCTTCGGCTGTGCAGGCGGAAGCTGACAAGGCTGCGAACCAACCGAACGTTATCTTCATTCTGATGGACGACATGGGCTACAGCGATGTCAGCTGTTACGGGGCGAAGAAGGTCAAGACACCGAACATTGACCGCATGGCTGCCGAGGGGCTCAAGTTCACCGATTTCCACACCGGGGCCTCGATTTGTTCGCCATCGCGTGCCGCCTTTCTCACAGGTGCCTACCCTCAGCGGAGTGGTCTCTACATGGGGATTAATCAGAAGAGGGAGGCCCATTGGTTTCTCGGATTGAATCCTGACGAAATCACCCTTGCCGAGCAGTTTAAAAAACAAGGATACGTCACGGCCATGGTGGGCAAGTGGCACCTCGGTAAAGAGGAAAAGTTTTCCTATTACCATCAGGGATTCGATCACTACTACGGCGCGCCTGACAACATGGGGCACAACACCGAGTTCCTCGATGAGAAAAAGGTGATCTACAAAAACACCCCCTTGGACAAGATCACGGAGCTCTACACCCGGCGCATGGTGAAGCATATTGAGGATTTCAAGGACAAGCCGTTCTTCATCTACTTCGCCCACAACTACCCGCACACGCCCTACAAAGCAGGTCCGAAATTCCGAGGCAGCTCCAAGGACGGCATGCGTGGTGACATCATTCAGGAGGCGGACTGGGGGATCGGTGAAATCCTCAAAGCTCTGGAGAAAAATGGCATCCTCGAGAACACCATGGTCATCTTCACCTCCGACAACGGACCGACCTCACCCAAGTATTCCAAACCCTACCGCGGCACCAAGTATGTTTCGCTGGAGGGCGGCCACCGGGTGCCATTTATCCTTTACTGGAAAGGGCAGATTCAGCCTGCGGAGTCCACCGTGCCGGTCGTGGCCATGGATCTGTTTCCTACTCTTAGCGAAATGATCAAAGCCCCGATGCCGAGCGATCGGAAATACGATGGTGTCAGTCTAACACCACTGTTCGATGGAGGGTCTATTACCCGCAAGCATGAAGCACCATTTTTCTACTACAACTGCGAGAACCTGCAGGCGGTCCGCGTGGGTGATTGGAAAATTCACCTGCCGCGTGAGACTCGTCAGATCCCATGGTGGGCTCAGCGAAAGCAGAAACCGATCCAGACCCCCAAGCTCTACAACCTGAAGCAAGATGCCGCCGAATCCCAAGACGTGGCGGCGCAACATCCGGAACGTGTGGCAGCGATGATTAAGCTGGCCGAGAAAACACGCGAAAAGCTCGGTGAGTTTGGCGAGCGCGGATCCGAACAGCGCCCAACCGGAACCCTCTTTCCTGAGGTGCCGATCTTGAGCAATCAGGCACAGGATTGGGAGAAGCTGTCGGATGACGAAAAAGGCCGGGGCAAAAGTGAGTTCAAGGGCGCACCTGCCCGTAAGAGAAAAGCGAAATAA
- a CDS encoding sulfatase family protein: protein MNKRLRLWMFGLTLLTCSAAAQAKSPNFILIFTDDQGYQDLGCYGSPDIKTPRIDQMAKEGMRFTSFYAQTVCGPSRGALMTGSYPIRFARQADPDSEHPELHSKEITIAEVLKKQGYRTAAFGKWDLAGHRQVGYKESLLPKYQGFDTFFGTPSSNDRSVNLLRGTRVVEKKADMSTLTARYTDEALAFIEEHHAAPFFVYLAHSMPHTKLAASEKFKGKSQGGLYGDVIEELDYHVGRLLDKVKQLGLDENTYVIFTSDNGPWLVRKAHGGHAQPLRSGKTTCWEGGMRVPCIIRAPGKVPAETITDAITATIDLFPTFARLAGAEVPADRVIDGVDISAIMHGQQDSLKRPYYYYQHDCLRGVRSGKWKLMLPHTEPVLGSIATKWRGHVNPADSKRLTSAQLYNLETDLSETTDLAAQHPEVVAELMTLAKWAQTDIGDHNHFGTNARTFGAKRRTLSQDWKFKAPAPKKRKQKAN from the coding sequence ATGAACAAGCGTCTCAGGTTATGGATGTTTGGCCTGACTTTGCTGACATGCAGCGCTGCAGCCCAAGCGAAGTCGCCCAACTTCATCCTCATCTTCACCGATGACCAAGGCTACCAGGATCTTGGCTGTTATGGATCGCCGGATATCAAAACTCCGAGGATCGATCAGATGGCCAAGGAGGGAATGCGGTTCACCAGTTTCTACGCCCAGACGGTGTGCGGTCCGTCGCGTGGAGCATTGATGACGGGAAGCTATCCAATCCGTTTTGCCCGGCAGGCCGACCCTGATTCGGAGCACCCGGAGTTACACAGCAAGGAAATCACCATCGCCGAGGTGCTTAAGAAACAGGGGTATCGCACGGCAGCCTTTGGCAAGTGGGATCTCGCCGGGCATCGGCAAGTGGGCTACAAGGAGTCATTGCTGCCGAAGTATCAAGGTTTCGATACCTTCTTCGGAACCCCCTCCAGCAATGATCGCAGCGTCAACCTGCTGCGCGGCACTCGGGTGGTTGAAAAAAAGGCGGACATGTCGACACTGACCGCGCGTTACACGGACGAGGCCTTGGCATTCATCGAGGAACATCACGCCGCCCCATTTTTTGTCTATCTCGCGCACAGCATGCCGCACACGAAGCTGGCCGCTTCTGAGAAATTCAAAGGCAAGTCCCAGGGCGGACTGTATGGCGATGTCATCGAAGAGTTGGATTACCATGTTGGCCGATTGTTAGATAAGGTGAAACAGCTCGGTCTCGATGAAAATACTTACGTCATCTTCACCAGCGACAACGGCCCGTGGTTGGTCCGCAAAGCTCACGGGGGACATGCCCAGCCACTGCGCAGCGGCAAGACCACTTGTTGGGAAGGGGGGATGCGCGTGCCATGCATCATCCGCGCCCCCGGAAAAGTCCCGGCCGAAACGATCACCGATGCCATCACCGCCACCATCGATCTGTTTCCCACCTTCGCCCGATTAGCTGGCGCGGAAGTGCCGGCGGATCGCGTGATCGATGGCGTAGATATCAGCGCCATCATGCACGGCCAACAAGACAGCCTGAAGCGCCCCTACTATTACTACCAGCACGATTGCCTACGCGGCGTCCGCTCCGGAAAGTGGAAACTCATGCTGCCACACACCGAGCCCGTCCTAGGCAGCATCGCGACGAAATGGCGGGGACACGTGAACCCGGCAGATTCAAAACGTCTCACCTCGGCCCAGCTCTATAACCTGGAGACGGACCTCTCCGAAACCACGGATCTCGCGGCGCAGCACCCGGAAGTCGTGGCGGAGTTGATGACTCTGGCCAAGTGGGCCCAGACCGACATCGGCGATCACAATCACTTTGGCACCAACGCTCGAACCTTCGGAGCGAAGCGTCGCACGCTGTCACAGGATTGGAAATTCAAAGCGCCGGCTCCCAAAAAACGAAAGCAAAAAGCAAACTAA
- a CDS encoding sulfatase-like hydrolase/transferase: protein MKKTTRYLTSLLTLLAAGSLTAKQPNVVLIFADDLGYGDLGCYGATKLKTPHIDKLAAEGKRFTDAHSASAVCTPSRYGLLTGQYPSRAHGGKGIWGPAPIESPLLIDTEQQTIADVFKQKGYDTAAFGKWHLGFGKGKNNWQVPLRPGPQDLGFDYYFGMPVVNSAPPYVFVENDQVVGGDPNDPLVYVGRKAKNVTPITPIPEEAAQRTPNMFSGAVEAHKQFNDFEVGTKLTEKATEWIKSRGENPFFMYFATTNVHHPFTPAKRFQNSSEAGVYGDFVHELDWIVSEIMKSLEAAGVAENTLVIFTSDNGGMFNLGGRVAADKGHKINGDLLGSKFGIWEGGHRVPFIAWWPGKIEAGSVSGQLMNSVDLKATFAALTGQTLSAEEQNDSINMLPAFVGDPEQTLRGDMIVTCRKPSHTALRKGKWMYIPAKGDGGFTGSKPGQHAWGGPAVTKLVNTPNSDIENGRFKKGTPAAQLYDLEADPNQTQNIIRQHPEVVQQMKQQLAEYQSGLVQKRRGKKK, encoded by the coding sequence ATGAAAAAAACGACCCGTTACCTCACCTCGCTTCTGACGCTTTTAGCGGCAGGAAGCCTAACCGCCAAGCAGCCGAATGTGGTCCTGATCTTCGCCGATGACTTGGGTTATGGCGACCTCGGTTGCTACGGTGCCACCAAGTTGAAGACGCCGCACATTGACAAACTGGCGGCTGAGGGAAAACGCTTCACCGATGCCCACTCGGCCTCCGCCGTCTGCACGCCGTCACGTTACGGACTTCTAACGGGTCAGTATCCATCACGCGCTCACGGAGGTAAGGGGATCTGGGGACCGGCACCCATCGAGTCGCCCTTGCTCATCGATACCGAGCAGCAAACCATCGCGGATGTGTTTAAACAGAAAGGCTATGACACGGCGGCCTTTGGCAAGTGGCATCTGGGGTTTGGCAAAGGTAAAAACAATTGGCAAGTGCCGCTGCGTCCGGGGCCCCAGGACCTTGGATTTGATTACTACTTCGGCATGCCGGTGGTGAACAGCGCACCTCCGTATGTGTTTGTGGAGAACGATCAAGTGGTCGGCGGAGACCCTAACGACCCTCTGGTCTATGTCGGTCGGAAAGCCAAGAACGTCACTCCCATCACCCCGATCCCCGAGGAGGCGGCACAACGCACGCCAAATATGTTCAGCGGCGCTGTCGAGGCCCACAAGCAGTTCAACGACTTCGAGGTCGGCACCAAACTCACCGAGAAAGCGACCGAGTGGATCAAGTCACGCGGCGAGAACCCCTTCTTCATGTACTTCGCCACCACCAATGTGCATCACCCCTTCACTCCGGCGAAACGATTCCAGAACAGCAGTGAGGCCGGCGTATACGGAGACTTCGTGCATGAGCTGGACTGGATTGTCAGCGAGATCATGAAAAGTCTCGAAGCTGCTGGTGTCGCCGAGAACACCCTAGTGATCTTCACCAGTGACAACGGCGGCATGTTCAACCTCGGTGGACGCGTTGCGGCGGACAAGGGGCATAAGATCAATGGCGATTTGTTAGGATCCAAGTTCGGCATCTGGGAAGGTGGACACCGTGTGCCATTCATTGCTTGGTGGCCCGGGAAAATCGAAGCCGGTAGCGTGTCGGGTCAGCTGATGAACAGCGTCGATCTGAAAGCCACCTTTGCCGCGCTCACCGGGCAAACCCTCAGCGCCGAAGAGCAAAACGACAGCATCAACATGCTGCCCGCCTTCGTAGGAGACCCGGAACAGACATTGCGTGGCGACATGATCGTCACTTGCCGCAAGCCCAGCCACACCGCCCTGCGCAAAGGCAAGTGGATGTATATTCCCGCCAAGGGTGATGGCGGCTTCACCGGCTCGAAACCCGGTCAGCATGCCTGGGGCGGCCCTGCGGTCACCAAGCTGGTGAATACCCCGAATAGCGACATCGAAAACGGAAGGTTTAAAAAAGGCACACCCGCCGCCCAGCTCTATGATCTCGAGGCCGACCCGAATCAGACCCAGAACATCATCCGCCAGCATCCGGAAGTGGTGCAGCAGATGAAGCAGCAGCTCGCCGAGTATCAATCAGGCTTGGTCCAGAAGAGACGCGGCAAGAAGAAGTAA
- a CDS encoding PEP-CTERM sorting domain-containing protein, translating to MKPLICTLLPLAIVGASSTHAAITFYSDFTEDSIGDITGLTVDTPSTTGANSGTITLDTANDQLDLTANGANLWDNRENAPIAWVSAPSVVAGETWYVETQINMNNHTGGAAGYDQAGITFGNDTDGYNPGGPNDTFALLLNDWNNWTVQHAAFSVGGGVNGAIDTSDTNIFLRVEITEGGATDTYNFFFKEDGGDEWTQLTDLAEDREGSFANSRVGLVLKSHNSNPNGNAQFDYLEVGVVPEPSTTALLGLGGLALILRRRK from the coding sequence ATGAAACCTCTCATCTGCACCCTCCTCCCTCTCGCTATTGTCGGAGCAAGTTCCACCCATGCTGCGATCACTTTTTACAGTGATTTCACCGAAGACAGTATCGGAGATATCACAGGTTTGACTGTGGATACGCCGAGCACGACTGGAGCTAACAGCGGAACAATTACCCTGGATACCGCCAACGACCAACTTGACCTCACCGCCAATGGCGCCAATCTGTGGGACAACCGTGAAAATGCTCCCATCGCTTGGGTATCAGCCCCTTCGGTCGTGGCTGGCGAGACTTGGTATGTGGAGACTCAGATCAACATGAATAACCACACGGGTGGTGCTGCCGGCTACGACCAGGCGGGGATCACCTTTGGGAATGACACCGACGGATACAACCCAGGTGGCCCTAACGACACTTTTGCGTTGCTTCTCAATGATTGGAATAACTGGACGGTCCAGCATGCCGCTTTCTCGGTGGGTGGTGGCGTCAATGGCGCGATCGACACCTCCGATACCAATATCTTCCTGCGCGTCGAGATTACCGAAGGTGGAGCGACCGATACCTATAATTTCTTTTTCAAGGAGGATGGGGGTGATGAATGGACGCAGTTGACTGATCTGGCAGAAGACCGAGAAGGCAGTTTTGCCAATTCTCGGGTCGGTTTGGTGCTAAAGTCACACAACTCGAACCCCAACGGGAATGCGCAGTTTGACTATCTCGAAGTGGGGGTGGTTCCTGAACCGTCCACCACAGCACTTCTTGGCCTCGGTGGGCTTGCTTTGATCCTGCGTCGTCGCAAGTAA